A section of the Pan paniscus chromosome 7, NHGRI_mPanPan1-v2.0_pri, whole genome shotgun sequence genome encodes:
- the LYPLA1 gene encoding acyl-protein thioesterase 1 isoform X4: protein MNMAMPSWFDIIGLSPDSQEDESGIKQAAENIKALIDQEVKNGIPSNRIILGGFSQGGALSLYTALTMQQKLAGVTALSCWLPLRASFPQGPIGGANRDISILQCHGDCDPLVPLMFGSLTVEKLKTLVNPANVTFKTYEGMMHSSCQQEMMDVKQFIDKLLPPID from the exons ATGAACATGGCTATGCCTTCATG GTTTGATATTATTGGGCTTTCACCAGATTCACAGGAGGATGAATCTGGGATTAAACAGGCAGCAGAAAATA TAAAAGCTTTGATTGATCAAGAAGTGAAGAATGGCATTCCTTCTAACAGAATTATTTTGGGAGGGTTTTCTCAG GGAGGAGCTTTATCTTTATATACTGCCCTTACCATGCAGCAGAAACTGGCAGGTGTCACTGCACTCAGTTGCTGGCTTCCACTTCGGGCTTCCTTTCCACAG GGTCCTATCGGTGGTGCTAATAGAGATATTTCTATTCTCCAGTGCCATGGGGATTGTGACCCGTTGGTTCCCCTGATGTTTGGTTCTCTTACGgttgaaaaactaaaaacattggTGAATCCAGCCAATGTGACCTTTAAAACCTATGAAGGTATGATGCACAGTTCGTGTCAACAG GAAATGATGGATGTCAAGCAATTCATTGATAAACTCCTACCTCCAATTGATTGA
- the LYPLA1 gene encoding acyl-protein thioesterase 1 isoform X3 — MGRSLCRPVRPVTLNMNMAMPSWFDIIGLSPDSQEDESGIKQAAENIKALIDQEVKNGIPSNRIILGGFSQGGALSLYTALTMQQKLAGVTALSCWLPLRASFPQGPIGGANRDISILQCHGDCDPLVPLMFGSLTVEKLKTLVNPANVTFKTYEGMMHSSCQQEMMDVKQFIDKLLPPID; from the exons ATGGGCAGAAGCCTTTGCAG GCCTGTTAGGCCTGTTACATTAAATATGAACATGGCTATGCCTTCATG GTTTGATATTATTGGGCTTTCACCAGATTCACAGGAGGATGAATCTGGGATTAAACAGGCAGCAGAAAATA TAAAAGCTTTGATTGATCAAGAAGTGAAGAATGGCATTCCTTCTAACAGAATTATTTTGGGAGGGTTTTCTCAG GGAGGAGCTTTATCTTTATATACTGCCCTTACCATGCAGCAGAAACTGGCAGGTGTCACTGCACTCAGTTGCTGGCTTCCACTTCGGGCTTCCTTTCCACAG GGTCCTATCGGTGGTGCTAATAGAGATATTTCTATTCTCCAGTGCCATGGGGATTGTGACCCGTTGGTTCCCCTGATGTTTGGTTCTCTTACGgttgaaaaactaaaaacattggTGAATCCAGCCAATGTGACCTTTAAAACCTATGAAGGTATGATGCACAGTTCGTGTCAACAG GAAATGATGGATGTCAAGCAATTCATTGATAAACTCCTACCTCCAATTGATTGA